A part of Rattus rattus isolate New Zealand chromosome 4, Rrattus_CSIRO_v1, whole genome shotgun sequence genomic DNA contains:
- the Rrp36 gene encoding ribosomal RNA processing protein 36 homolog isoform X2 produces the protein MRKASSNAKARADGPHRATKGGDAIGDRPKDTSDMSFEELLRLQSQVKPKTSKQLVAGNNTKTQSPRQPACVADKHRPLEMSAKVPVPFLRQVVPISKKVARDPRFDDLSGEYNPEVFDKTYQFLNDIRAKEKQLVKRQLKKHRSGEKHEKLQQLLQRMEQQEMAQQERKQQQELRLALKQERRALAQQGHRPYFLKKSEQRQLALAEKFKDLKRSKKLESFLSRKRRRNAGKDRRHLPLSKEQ, from the exons ATGCGGAAAGCAAGTTCTAATGCTAAGGCCCGGGCCGACGGTCCCCACCGTGCCACGAAGGGCGGGGATGCGATTGGCGACCGGCCGAAGG ACACATCTGACATGTCATTTGAGGAGCTGTTGAGATTACAGAGCCAAGTGAAACCCAAGACATCCAAACAATTGGTAGCTGGAAACAACACTAAAACCCAAAGCCCCAGACAACCAGCGTGTGTTGCCGATAAGCACCG gcCTCTGGAAATGTCAGCCAAAGTCCCCGTGCCGTTCTTGCGCCAGGTGGTTCCCATCAGCAAAAAG GTCGCCCGGGACCCCCGCTTTGATGATCTGTCAGGGGAATATAACCCTGAAGTGTTTGACAAAACTTACCAGTTCCTGAATGACATCCGAGCCAAGGAGAAGCAG CTTGTGAAAAGGCAGCTGAAGAAGCACCGCTCAGGGGAGAAGCATGAGAAGCTGCAGCAGCTGCTTCAGCGGATG GAGCAGCAGGAAATGGCGCAGCAGGAGCgcaagcagcagcaggagctgcGCTTGGCCTTGAAGCAAGAGCGGCGGGCTCTGGCCCAGCAAGGCCATCGGCCATACTTCCTGAAGAAAT CTGAGCAGCGCCAGCTGGCCCTAGCTGAGAAGTTCAAGGACCTGAAACGCAGCAAGAAGCTGGAGAGTTTCTTGAGTCGAAAGAGGCGCCGGAATGcaggcaaagacaggagacatCTCCCTCTGAGCAAGGAGCAGTGA
- the Rrp36 gene encoding ribosomal RNA processing protein 36 homolog isoform X1, with protein MRKASSNAKARADGPHRATKGGDAIGDRPKADTSDMSFEELLRLQSQVKPKTSKQLVAGNNTKTQSPRQPACVADKHRPLEMSAKVPVPFLRQVVPISKKVARDPRFDDLSGEYNPEVFDKTYQFLNDIRAKEKQLVKRQLKKHRSGEKHEKLQQLLQRMEQQEMAQQERKQQQELRLALKQERRALAQQGHRPYFLKKSEQRQLALAEKFKDLKRSKKLESFLSRKRRRNAGKDRRHLPLSKEQ; from the exons ATGCGGAAAGCAAGTTCTAATGCTAAGGCCCGGGCCGACGGTCCCCACCGTGCCACGAAGGGCGGGGATGCGATTGGCGACCGGCCGAAGG CAGACACATCTGACATGTCATTTGAGGAGCTGTTGAGATTACAGAGCCAAGTGAAACCCAAGACATCCAAACAATTGGTAGCTGGAAACAACACTAAAACCCAAAGCCCCAGACAACCAGCGTGTGTTGCCGATAAGCACCG gcCTCTGGAAATGTCAGCCAAAGTCCCCGTGCCGTTCTTGCGCCAGGTGGTTCCCATCAGCAAAAAG GTCGCCCGGGACCCCCGCTTTGATGATCTGTCAGGGGAATATAACCCTGAAGTGTTTGACAAAACTTACCAGTTCCTGAATGACATCCGAGCCAAGGAGAAGCAG CTTGTGAAAAGGCAGCTGAAGAAGCACCGCTCAGGGGAGAAGCATGAGAAGCTGCAGCAGCTGCTTCAGCGGATG GAGCAGCAGGAAATGGCGCAGCAGGAGCgcaagcagcagcaggagctgcGCTTGGCCTTGAAGCAAGAGCGGCGGGCTCTGGCCCAGCAAGGCCATCGGCCATACTTCCTGAAGAAAT CTGAGCAGCGCCAGCTGGCCCTAGCTGAGAAGTTCAAGGACCTGAAACGCAGCAAGAAGCTGGAGAGTTTCTTGAGTCGAAAGAGGCGCCGGAATGcaggcaaagacaggagacatCTCCCTCTGAGCAAGGAGCAGTGA